A part of Homoserinibacter sp. YIM 151385 genomic DNA contains:
- a CDS encoding histidine phosphatase family protein — protein sequence MTELFLVRHGETDWNAARRIQGRTDIPLNDTGRAQARATGRLLARRSWDGVVTSPLARAAETAAIIAAELGLGEPAVSEPLVERDYGAAEGLDYTEIDRRFPEGARVPGRETREQVAARVVPELVRLAQARPGASLVVVSHGGAIRSALTEVEPGIQHGRIGNGSVHSFRVVDGTLRLLAFDDPIETATAGARAGDLDEQNAVEGRESEVRA from the coding sequence ATGACCGAGCTGTTCCTCGTGCGCCACGGCGAGACGGACTGGAACGCGGCCCGCCGCATCCAGGGTCGCACCGACATCCCGCTCAACGACACCGGCCGCGCGCAGGCGCGGGCCACCGGCCGGCTCCTCGCTCGGCGCAGCTGGGACGGCGTCGTCACGAGTCCGCTCGCACGCGCCGCCGAGACCGCGGCGATCATCGCGGCGGAGCTCGGGCTCGGCGAGCCGGCGGTGAGCGAGCCGCTCGTCGAGCGCGACTACGGCGCGGCCGAGGGCCTCGACTACACGGAGATCGACCGCCGATTCCCCGAGGGCGCGCGGGTCCCGGGGCGCGAGACGCGCGAGCAGGTCGCCGCCCGGGTCGTCCCCGAGCTCGTGCGCCTCGCGCAGGCGCGACCGGGCGCCTCGCTCGTCGTCGTGAGCCACGGCGGCGCGATCCGCTCGGCGCTCACCGAGGTCGAGCCCGGCATCCAGCACGGGCGGATCGGGAACGGCTCGGTCCACAGCTTCCGGGTCGTCGACGGGACCCTCCGCCTCCTCGCCTTCGACGATCCCATCGAGACGGCGACGGCCGGCGCGCGCGCTGGCGACCTCGACGAGCAGAACGCCGTCGAGGGCCGCGAGTCCGAGGTGCGCGCGTGA
- a CDS encoding YbaK/EbsC family protein has product MSAGVERFRERVAALGVELDIRVMTERTHTAQEAAEALGCRVEQIVKSLVFEADGAALLVLASGPTRVDTAWLGEQLGTTISKADAALVKRASGYSIGGVPPFAHDERIRTVVDRELLGLEELWAAAGSDRSLFPIAPALLMRLAEAEPVSISR; this is encoded by the coding sequence GTGAGCGCCGGCGTCGAGCGCTTCCGGGAGCGCGTCGCGGCGCTCGGGGTCGAGCTCGACATCCGGGTCATGACCGAGCGCACCCACACGGCCCAGGAGGCCGCCGAGGCGCTGGGATGCCGGGTCGAGCAGATCGTGAAGAGCCTCGTCTTCGAGGCGGACGGCGCCGCGCTCCTCGTGCTCGCGAGCGGACCGACGCGGGTCGACACGGCGTGGCTCGGCGAGCAGCTCGGCACGACGATCTCGAAGGCCGATGCCGCGCTCGTGAAGCGCGCGAGCGGCTACAGCATCGGCGGGGTGCCGCCCTTCGCGCACGACGAGCGCATCCGCACGGTCGTCGACCGCGAGCTGCTCGGGCTCGAGGAGCTCTGGGCGGCGGCCGGCAGCGACCGATCGCTGTTCCCGATCGCGCCGGCGCTCCTCATGCGGCTCGCCGAGGCGGAGCCGGTCTCGATCTCGCGCTGA
- a CDS encoding glycosyltransferase family 4 protein: MRILVDCRYTRLEHHDGISRYTARIVEALAPRAGEAGHELTMLVSDERQLAMLPELPWELASSPTSPREPLVARQVNRLAPDVVFTPMQTMGSAGRSYGLVLTIHDLIYYSNPTPPRDLPWPVRALWRLYHLAWWPQRLLLRRADEVVTVSQTTRELMERHRLTRHRITVVRNAPDPVGGGMAGRSAPDGRELVYMGSFMPYKNVETLARAMHELPGYRLHLLSRIRPADRDRLAALAPQGSLEFHDGISEAEYTALLGRATALVHASLEEGFGIPLVEAMALGTPVVVSDIPIFREIGAEAAAYFPATDPASLAARVRELEDPALWAAHSRAGFQQAAVFDWGASAQTLLEVLERVHATRTARGV; encoded by the coding sequence ATGAGGATCCTCGTCGACTGCCGCTACACCCGCCTCGAGCACCACGACGGCATCAGCCGCTACACGGCGCGCATCGTCGAGGCGCTCGCGCCGCGGGCGGGGGAGGCGGGGCACGAGCTCACGATGCTCGTGAGCGACGAGCGCCAGCTCGCGATGCTGCCGGAGCTGCCGTGGGAGCTCGCCAGCTCGCCGACGAGCCCGCGCGAGCCGCTCGTGGCCCGGCAGGTGAACCGCCTCGCGCCGGATGTCGTGTTCACCCCCATGCAGACCATGGGCTCCGCGGGGCGGAGCTACGGGCTCGTGCTGACGATCCACGACCTCATCTACTACTCGAACCCGACGCCGCCGCGCGACCTGCCGTGGCCCGTCCGCGCGCTCTGGCGGCTCTACCACCTCGCCTGGTGGCCGCAGCGGCTGCTGCTGCGCCGCGCCGACGAGGTCGTCACGGTCTCGCAGACGACGCGCGAGCTCATGGAGCGGCACCGTCTCACCCGGCACCGCATCACGGTCGTGCGCAACGCCCCCGATCCGGTCGGCGGCGGGATGGCGGGGCGGAGCGCGCCGGACGGCCGGGAGCTCGTCTACATGGGCTCCTTCATGCCGTACAAGAACGTCGAGACGCTCGCGCGCGCCATGCACGAGCTGCCCGGCTACCGCCTGCACCTGCTCAGCCGCATCCGGCCGGCCGATCGCGATCGCCTCGCGGCGCTCGCGCCGCAGGGCTCGCTCGAGTTCCACGACGGGATCTCCGAGGCGGAGTACACGGCGCTGCTCGGACGGGCGACCGCACTCGTCCACGCCTCACTGGAGGAGGGCTTCGGCATCCCGCTCGTCGAGGCCATGGCGCTCGGCACGCCCGTCGTCGTCAGCGACATCCCGATCTTCCGGGAGATCGGCGCGGAGGCCGCGGCCTACTTCCCGGCCACCGACCCGGCCTCGCTTGCGGCGCGCGTGCGCGAGCTCGAGGATCCGGCGCTGTGGGCCGCGCACTCGCGTGCGGGCTTCCAGCAGGCGGCGGTGTTCGACTGGGGTGCCTCGGCGCAGACGCTGCTCGAGGTGCTCGAGCGGGTGCACGCGACACGGACCGCGCGCGGCGTCTGA
- a CDS encoding alpha/beta fold hydrolase, protein MPVPSPYAEKLAAIPVREGELEVLGSRTRYWDYGPADAETALVLVHGYRGDHHGLEPVVAQLPELRILAPDLPGFGRSTPMTAAPHSIEGYGRWLAGLLEGLGLEGRTPLLGHSFGSIVVAHAIAGGLESPRTILVNPISTDPMAGVNGVLARLTRLYYAIGRRLPAGLGAAWLGNRLIVRFMSVTLAKTDDGRLKRWIHEEHDRYFSAFSDRDTLAEGFDASLSTDVLRAAGSLTMPTLLIAGDDDLVAPLAGQRELAARAPGARLEVLEGVGHLVHYERPEDAARLIRAFLAEGAA, encoded by the coding sequence ATGCCCGTCCCGTCGCCGTATGCCGAGAAGCTCGCCGCCATCCCCGTGAGGGAGGGCGAGCTGGAGGTGCTCGGCTCCCGGACCCGGTACTGGGACTACGGCCCGGCGGATGCCGAGACGGCCCTGGTGCTCGTGCACGGCTATCGCGGCGACCACCACGGACTCGAGCCGGTCGTCGCGCAGCTGCCGGAGCTGCGCATCCTCGCTCCCGACCTCCCGGGCTTCGGGCGCTCGACGCCGATGACCGCCGCGCCGCACTCGATCGAGGGCTACGGGCGCTGGCTGGCGGGGCTCCTGGAGGGGCTCGGGCTCGAGGGCCGCACGCCGCTGCTCGGCCACTCCTTCGGCTCGATCGTCGTCGCGCACGCGATCGCGGGCGGGCTCGAGAGCCCTCGCACGATCCTCGTGAACCCCATCTCGACCGACCCGATGGCGGGCGTCAACGGGGTGCTCGCCCGGCTCACGCGCCTCTACTACGCGATCGGGCGCCGGCTGCCCGCCGGGCTCGGCGCGGCGTGGCTGGGCAACCGGCTCATCGTGCGCTTCATGTCGGTGACGCTCGCGAAGACCGACGACGGCCGGCTCAAGCGCTGGATCCACGAGGAGCACGACCGCTACTTCTCGGCGTTCAGCGATCGCGACACGCTCGCGGAGGGCTTCGACGCCTCCCTCTCGACCGACGTGCTCCGCGCGGCAGGGTCGCTGACGATGCCGACGCTCCTCATCGCGGGCGACGACGACCTCGTCGCGCCGCTCGCGGGCCAGCGCGAGCTGGCTGCGCGGGCGCCGGGCGCGCGGCTCGAGGTCCTCGAGGGGGTCGGCCACCTCGTCCACTACGAGCGGCCCGAGGATGCGGCTCGCCTCATCCGGGCGTTCCTCGCGGAGGGCGCGGCATGA
- the treS gene encoding maltose alpha-D-glucosyltransferase, protein MTFTAPITLPGLALNPQWYRRSVFYEVMVRSFVDSNGDGTGDLQGLISKLDYLQWLGIDGLWIPPIYTSPLRDGGYDVQDYKGILPEFGTLDDFRELVTKAHERNMRIVIDLVMNHTSDQHEWFQQSRSDPDGPYGDFYVWSDTDEKYENVRIIFVDTEDSNWTFDSERRQFFWHRFFSHQPDLNFENPAVREAMFDVVRYWLDMGVDGLRLDAIPYLYESEEGNGESEPPTHQFIRDLREMVDTEYPGRVLIAEANQWPAEVAKFFGTEEDPECHMAFDFPVMPRIFYSLRSQSAAELKRVLAETQDVPEGAAWGVFLRNHDELTLEMVSEEYRQAMYGWYAYDPRMRSNIGIRRRLAPLLDNSRAELELAHALLFSLPGSPFLYYGDEIGMGDNIWLPDRDSSRTPMQWTPDRNAGFSTADPGKLYLPVVQSLVYHFNQINVEAQLAQSRSLLHWVRNVIHVRKAHPTFGLGSIQVLETDHESVLAFIRDYPGSGTQFGDAPERILCVFSFAHNAVSARIQLPDDAGEPLYDLFGGGEFPEVDADGSVHLSLGTQSFYWLHVGEARYQATHHH, encoded by the coding sequence GTGACGTTCACTGCGCCGATCACCCTGCCCGGCCTCGCCCTGAACCCCCAGTGGTATCGGCGGAGCGTGTTCTACGAGGTCATGGTCCGCTCCTTCGTCGACTCCAACGGCGACGGCACGGGCGACCTCCAGGGCCTCATCTCGAAGCTGGACTACCTCCAGTGGCTCGGGATCGACGGCCTCTGGATCCCGCCGATCTACACCTCGCCGTTGCGCGACGGCGGCTACGACGTGCAGGACTACAAGGGGATCCTCCCCGAGTTCGGCACGCTCGACGACTTCCGCGAGCTCGTGACGAAGGCGCACGAGCGCAACATGCGCATCGTCATCGACCTCGTCATGAACCACACCTCGGATCAGCACGAGTGGTTCCAGCAGTCCCGCAGCGACCCCGACGGGCCGTACGGCGACTTCTACGTGTGGAGCGACACCGACGAGAAGTACGAGAACGTGCGCATCATCTTCGTCGACACCGAGGACTCCAACTGGACCTTCGACTCGGAGCGCCGGCAGTTCTTCTGGCACCGCTTCTTCTCGCACCAGCCCGACCTCAACTTCGAGAACCCGGCCGTGCGGGAGGCGATGTTCGACGTCGTCCGCTACTGGCTCGACATGGGCGTCGACGGCCTCCGCCTCGACGCGATCCCGTACCTGTACGAGTCCGAGGAGGGCAACGGCGAGTCGGAGCCGCCGACCCACCAGTTCATCCGCGACCTGCGCGAGATGGTCGACACCGAGTACCCGGGGCGCGTGCTCATCGCCGAGGCGAACCAGTGGCCCGCCGAGGTCGCGAAGTTCTTCGGCACCGAGGAGGACCCGGAGTGCCACATGGCCTTCGACTTCCCCGTCATGCCGCGCATCTTCTACTCGCTCCGCTCGCAGTCGGCGGCGGAGCTCAAGCGCGTCCTCGCGGAGACCCAGGACGTGCCCGAGGGCGCCGCCTGGGGCGTGTTCCTGCGCAACCACGACGAGCTGACGCTCGAGATGGTGAGCGAGGAGTACCGGCAGGCGATGTACGGCTGGTACGCCTACGACCCCCGCATGCGCTCCAACATCGGCATCCGCCGCCGCCTCGCGCCGCTCCTCGACAACTCGCGCGCCGAGCTGGAGCTCGCGCACGCGCTCCTGTTCTCGCTCCCCGGCTCCCCCTTCCTCTACTACGGCGACGAGATCGGGATGGGCGACAACATCTGGCTGCCCGACCGCGACTCCTCGCGCACGCCCATGCAGTGGACGCCCGACCGCAACGCGGGCTTTTCGACCGCCGACCCGGGCAAGCTCTACCTGCCGGTCGTGCAGTCCCTCGTCTACCACTTCAACCAGATCAACGTCGAGGCGCAGCTCGCGCAGTCGCGCTCGCTCCTGCACTGGGTGCGCAACGTGATCCACGTGCGGAAGGCGCATCCCACCTTCGGCCTCGGCTCCATCCAGGTGCTCGAGACCGATCACGAGTCCGTGCTCGCCTTCATCCGCGACTACCCGGGCTCGGGGACCCAGTTCGGGGACGCGCCGGAGCGCATCCTGTGCGTGTTCAGCTTCGCGCACAACGCCGTCTCCGCCCGGATCCAGCTGCCGGACGACGCCGGGGAGCCGCTCTACGACCTCTTCGGCGGCGGCGAGTTCCCGGAGGTCGACGCGGACGGCTCGGTGCACCTCTCGCTCGGCACGCAGAGCTTCTACTGGCTCCACGTCGGCGAGGCGCGGTACCAGGCGACGCACCACCACTGA
- a CDS encoding 3'-5' exonuclease: protein MSSWAESLAVFDLETTGVDVRTARIVTAHVGLIDASGTLVAHRDWLADPGVEIPEQATAVHGVTTERARTEGRPAPEVVAEILTSLRGYLDRGTPVVIYNAPYDLSLLAHEARRYGLAPLEQPSPIIDPLVIDKCVDRYRKGKRTLVLAAEHYEVELEGAHDAMADAVAAGRVAQAIARAYPAELGITAAELHELQVGWCSEQSASFQEYMRRVKDPAFVSDGAWPVRG from the coding sequence ATGAGCAGCTGGGCAGAGTCACTCGCCGTGTTCGATCTCGAGACGACGGGGGTGGACGTCCGCACGGCGCGCATCGTCACGGCGCACGTCGGCCTCATCGACGCGAGCGGCACGCTCGTCGCCCATCGCGACTGGCTCGCGGATCCCGGCGTCGAGATCCCCGAGCAGGCGACCGCCGTCCACGGGGTGACGACCGAGCGCGCCCGCACCGAGGGCCGCCCGGCCCCGGAGGTCGTCGCCGAGATCCTGACGAGCCTGCGCGGCTACCTCGACCGCGGCACCCCCGTCGTCATCTACAACGCCCCCTACGACCTCAGCCTCCTCGCGCACGAGGCGCGCCGCTACGGGCTCGCCCCGCTCGAGCAGCCCTCGCCCATCATCGATCCGCTCGTGATCGACAAGTGCGTCGACCGCTACCGGAAGGGCAAGCGGACCCTCGTGCTCGCCGCCGAGCACTACGAGGTCGAGCTCGAGGGCGCGCACGACGCGATGGCGGATGCCGTGGCCGCCGGGCGGGTGGCCCAGGCCATCGCGCGCGCCTACCCCGCCGAGCTCGGCATCACCGCAGCGGAGCTGCACGAGCTGCAGGTCGGCTGGTGCTCGGAGCAGTCGGCGAGCTTCCAGGAGTACATGCGCCGCGTCAAGGACCCCGCCTTCGTGTCCGACGGCGCCTGGCCCGTCCGTGGCTGA
- a CDS encoding NUDIX hydrolase: MAESRDDAPAPLRIAAAIIEGEDGRLLFVRKRGTTAFMQPGGKLEPEETADETLARELEEELGLDVSPAQLRYVGRFSAPAANEPGLEVDAEVYDAPLTGRPAVAAEIEELAWVEPTALEGIDVAPLSRDILVPLILARRRS; this comes from the coding sequence GTGGCTGAGTCCCGCGACGACGCGCCCGCGCCGCTGCGGATCGCCGCCGCCATCATCGAGGGCGAGGACGGCCGGCTGCTCTTCGTGCGCAAGCGCGGCACGACCGCCTTCATGCAGCCGGGCGGCAAGCTCGAGCCGGAGGAGACGGCCGACGAGACGCTCGCGCGCGAGCTCGAGGAGGAGCTCGGTCTCGACGTCTCCCCCGCCCAGCTGCGCTACGTCGGGCGCTTCTCGGCTCCCGCCGCGAACGAGCCGGGCCTCGAGGTCGACGCCGAGGTCTACGACGCCCCGCTGACGGGACGCCCCGCGGTCGCGGCCGAGATCGAGGAGCTCGCCTGGGTGGAGCCGACCGCCCTCGAGGGGATCGATGTCGCACCGCTCAGCCGCGACATCCTCGTGCCGCTGATCCTCGCCCGCCGGCGCAGCTGA
- a CDS encoding type B 50S ribosomal protein L31: MKTDIHPEYAPIVFRDLASGATFLTRSTATSEKTIELDGETYPVIDVEISSASHPFYTGKQRILDSAGRVEKFNTRFKNFGK, translated from the coding sequence ATGAAGACCGACATCCACCCCGAGTACGCGCCCATCGTGTTCCGCGACCTCGCGAGCGGTGCCACCTTCCTCACCCGTTCCACCGCGACGAGCGAGAAGACGATCGAGCTCGACGGCGAGACCTACCCCGTCATCGACGTCGAGATCTCCTCGGCCTCGCACCCGTTCTACACGGGCAAGCAGCGCATCCTCGACAGCGCCGGCCGCGTCGAGAAGTTCAACACGCGCTTCAAGAACTTCGGCAAGTAA
- a CDS encoding ABC transporter ATP-binding protein: MGSVLQLADVAVVRDGNRILDSVSWTVEPEERWVVLGPNGAGKTTLLQVSSATFHPTEGEAVLLGERMGHSDVFELRPRIGFASTSLARRIPGDETVLNAVLTAAYSVTGRWNETYEDVDVRRARRVLAEWKLDHYADRAFGTLSDGEQKRVQIARAVMTDPELLLLDEPAASLDLGAREELLQLLGNYASSPESPAMVMVTHHVEEIPAGFTHALLLVDGSIRASGPIDEIVTAEHLGGAFGMELAVSRTDDGRFAARAI, encoded by the coding sequence ATGGGAAGCGTTCTCCAGCTCGCCGACGTCGCGGTGGTCCGCGACGGCAACCGCATCCTCGACTCCGTCTCCTGGACGGTCGAGCCCGAAGAGCGCTGGGTGGTCCTCGGCCCCAACGGCGCCGGCAAGACGACGCTGCTGCAGGTGAGCTCCGCGACCTTCCACCCCACCGAGGGCGAGGCCGTGCTGCTGGGGGAGCGCATGGGCCACAGCGACGTCTTCGAGCTCCGCCCCCGCATCGGCTTCGCCTCGACCTCGCTCGCGCGTCGCATCCCGGGCGATGAGACCGTGCTCAACGCGGTCCTCACGGCCGCCTACTCGGTCACCGGCCGATGGAACGAGACCTACGAGGACGTCGACGTGCGCCGCGCCCGCCGCGTCCTCGCCGAGTGGAAGCTCGACCACTACGCGGACCGCGCCTTCGGCACGCTGAGCGACGGCGAGCAGAAGCGCGTCCAGATCGCCCGGGCCGTCATGACGGACCCGGAGCTGCTGCTGCTCGACGAGCCGGCCGCCTCCCTCGACCTGGGCGCGCGCGAGGAGCTGCTGCAGCTCCTCGGCAACTACGCCTCCTCGCCCGAGTCGCCCGCGATGGTCATGGTGACGCACCACGTCGAGGAGATCCCGGCCGGCTTCACGCACGCGCTCCTGCTGGTCGACGGCTCGATCCGCGCCTCGGGCCCGATCGACGAGATCGTCACGGCCGAGCACCTCGGCGGCGCCTTCGGCATGGAGCTCGCGGTGAGCCGCACCGACGACGGCCGCTTCGCCGCCCGCGCCATCTGA
- the glgA gene encoding glycogen synthase — protein sequence MRVDVLSREYPPEVYGGAGVHVAELVAALRAGTDTEVLVRAFGMPREEPGVHSYLVPAPLGEANPALATLGVDLQIAQDIAGADLVHSHTWYANGAGHLAKLLHGIPHVVTAHSLEPLRPWKAEQLGGGYRVSSWIEQTAFEAADAVIAVSAGMAADILRSYPAIDSSRVHVVHNGIDLERWHRVDEPELVRSLGVDPDRPSVVFVGRITRQKGLPYLLEAARRLPADVQLVLCAGAPDTPEILAEVQAGVAALQAERSGVVWLDRLLSQPELAALLSAATTFVCPSVYEPLGIVNLEAMACGAAVVGTATGGIPEVVADGETGRLVPIEQVQDGTGTPVDPERFVADLAATLTEVTRDPDAATRMGEAGRRRAEQHFSWGAIATRTREIYDSLS from the coding sequence ATGAGAGTCGACGTGCTGAGCCGCGAGTATCCCCCCGAGGTCTACGGCGGAGCGGGCGTCCACGTCGCCGAGCTCGTGGCCGCGCTGCGTGCCGGCACCGACACGGAGGTCCTCGTCCGGGCCTTCGGGATGCCGCGCGAGGAGCCCGGCGTGCACAGCTACCTCGTCCCCGCCCCGCTCGGCGAGGCGAACCCCGCGCTCGCGACGCTCGGCGTCGACCTCCAGATCGCGCAGGACATCGCGGGCGCCGATCTCGTGCACTCGCACACCTGGTACGCGAACGGCGCCGGCCACCTCGCCAAGCTGCTCCACGGCATCCCGCACGTCGTCACCGCCCACAGCCTCGAGCCGCTGCGACCGTGGAAGGCCGAGCAGCTCGGAGGCGGCTACCGCGTCTCCAGCTGGATCGAGCAGACCGCCTTCGAGGCCGCGGATGCCGTGATCGCGGTGAGCGCCGGCATGGCCGCCGACATCCTCCGCTCCTACCCGGCGATCGACTCCTCCCGCGTGCACGTCGTGCACAACGGCATCGACCTCGAGCGCTGGCACCGCGTCGACGAGCCCGAGCTCGTCCGCTCGCTCGGCGTCGACCCGGACCGGCCGAGCGTCGTGTTCGTCGGGCGCATCACCCGTCAGAAGGGCCTGCCGTACCTCCTCGAGGCGGCGCGCCGACTGCCCGCCGACGTGCAGCTCGTGCTCTGCGCCGGCGCCCCCGACACGCCCGAGATCCTCGCCGAGGTGCAGGCGGGCGTCGCGGCCCTCCAGGCGGAGCGCTCCGGCGTGGTGTGGCTCGACCGCCTCCTCAGCCAGCCCGAGCTGGCGGCGCTGCTCTCCGCCGCGACCACCTTCGTCTGCCCCTCGGTCTACGAGCCGCTCGGCATCGTCAACCTCGAGGCCATGGCGTGCGGCGCCGCGGTCGTGGGAACGGCCACGGGCGGCATCCCCGAGGTCGTCGCCGACGGCGAGACGGGCCGCCTCGTGCCCATCGAGCAGGTGCAGGACGGCACCGGCACGCCGGTCGACCCCGAGCGCTTCGTCGCCGACCTCGCGGCGACCCTCACCGAGGTGACGCGCGATCCGGATGCCGCGACGCGCATGGGCGAGGCGGGTCGCCGCCGCGCGGAGCAGCACTTCAGCTGGGGCGCGATCGCGACGCGCACACGCGAGATCTACGACTCCCTGAGCTGA